DNA from Elaeis guineensis isolate ETL-2024a chromosome 2, EG11, whole genome shotgun sequence:
AGTAAAGAGAAACCTTTGGCTTTGGAAGGGTTGGGAGATTTTACTAGGATTTTAAGGGTGGAGAGAAGAGATGGCCAATGGAAGGTGGCGTGGACCCTGATGGTCAAAGAAGATCACTGGTCCATACCATATCCAAGTCTATTTGGAGCATAGTTGTGTTCTTCACACAAAAGAAggatatgccttccttcatgccaaaCAAACATTGGATTATCTGCTacttgctttgagatctatgtaggtAGATGAATGATGGGTTCGGAGTGGTCCAAGCGCTGTGTAATGGATTATATAATGATCATCGGATGCGAAGGAAGATATATCTTTCTCTTGCTCAAAGGAAACAATTTAAATTTTGCTGAACCAGATGATTTATATCCATCTATTTTAGGTGCAATCAATCATATTGGAAAACAAATTATTCTTAAACTGAAAAGGAGTAGAAGAATAAGTCATCTAAGGATCTGTTTGGATGGTTGGACTCAAAATCTTATAAAATTCGTCGCCCAAGCATAAAAAATAATGAAGTATAAGTAGATCAGGCCATTTATTTACAAGTATCCAGAACCAATGTTTGAATGGACTGGCCGCTGAGATCATTTTTTTTCCTATGGGATTCAGACCAGCCtactcaaaaataattttagatacttataatataaatatagggTCTGATATACTTATAAtccaatattttttatgattggaTCATGAATCTCATAAGATTTTGGATCTAACCATCCAAATAAATCCTAAATAATACCATCCGAGTGATTTGCTACGTATCTTGCCACTTTATCTGCCGCTTTATCTGGCTCATGATATATATGAATTGCTGCAAACAAGACACAAACCGCCATTAAAGTTCATACACCCATAAGCAAGGGATGGCATCCTTCAATAGATCGTTGTCTTGTAATAATTGTCGCCGAGTCTCCTCCCAAAAGGACACAAGTagctttcaaaattaaaattgcaTGCCGATTCTCCTCAAGCTCGTCTTGATTCAGCCCCCGGGACAGTGATATCAAAAAGAGACATCTCACCAACCGCCAATAACTCAAGAGTATGGCTTTGATTTATTTACATCAACAACAAAAGGCCCTCTGATCAACACACTGCACCGTGCCAGCatgcaatcttttttttttgagggtaAAATGCCAGCATGCGGTTATAAGACAGTTCCACCATCCTTGAGTTATTGTGGTTATTGGAAAATAATAGAGTCGAATTGTAGGATGGAGTGGGAAGTCTAGAGTTGATATTATAATAGTAGAGataaagatgtcatatatatagaTTACTTGATAGATTTCAACTAGCAATTGACATGGTTGTAATCTCACTAATTGTCTCACTGTCCTGAAGCAAAGATCAATGGAGATGCCAATTATATTGAGTTCGGGGGGCTCAGATTTTTTTGTGATTGTTTTATTCTATATTTCAAAGCTTTTTCCCCTCCccaccccacccccacccccaccccatgGTTTTTCCCATGGTTGATTCAAAAACATAAAATACAGCCGGGTTTCAGCTGGAATCTCTCTATTCTAGTtctccaaaaataaaataaaaaatttcatataatGAATGCGAGAAACCAACAATTGACTTGTATGTACTACATATTATGAGCTACTATCCATTAAAAGTTCTCATGATTTACCAACTCTAATACTAGGGCTTAATCTCCGTAACGATTTTTAGAAAACTCCAGGTTACGAACATAGAATGATAAGAATCAACGATAACTTGTATGGAAAAGAACTAATGAGATGCTGACCACCAAACTTCCGTGGAACCAATGCCAAGACGAGGACAAATTTCACCAACAACCTTGGAAAACTTGAGGCTTGAAACAGTCACAATTAATCTTTAATGGTCTTGAGCGAATATTCCTGTTGGAATCTGGCACCACGAGATTCGATCTACAAGAAGCTTAGAATAAGGTTCGggacgacgaacggagtccaacgagattaaGAACGGAGTTCAACGAGATTAAGAATAGTCCAAACGAAGTTCAGATGAAGAAATTATGCTTGAAGAAAATCTGCACGGAGATCAGATCAGTGGCGGGCGTGCGCAATGGCCAGCCCAAGCCCAGTGCAGGAGCGACGGCACATAGGCCCAGCGCATTGCTATCAtcacggtccacggtggatcgcagTCCATGGGGGTCCACATGGATCGGGAGAGTGTTCTCTTatgtttctcatggtccacgatgGATCGGAGTGGTTTCATGGGTATTTCTCAGGTATTTTGCGCTATCGGACGGTATGCGGCTGATTCTAGTGTGATCTAACGGTTAGGATGCTTCTAGGAGAGATCAAACGGCTACGGACAGCTGGGAAGTGTGATCTAGCATGACCTGGGAGGAGTCTTGCACGATCAGGGGGCCATGAGCATAGGCGGCATAGATCGGACATCCGTGAAGATATTAGGGCTTTCTAGAGAAGGGATTTAAGCCTTTTGAGCTGTTTGACTGTGAGGGAGTGTAAACCTGCAGAGAGTCGCAGAGCAGCGACACAGGTTCTCGGTCTTAGTAGGAGACCGAGAGGATATCAGTAGGGTCTCGATAAGAGACTCGGAAACATCTTAGCAGGATGGTGCAGAGACCGAGACCGAGGCAGGGAGCGCTAGAGTGCTATAATAGTGCATCCCTGGTAGCGCGGGGCTGAGAGAGGCTCGATGGTGCAGCAATCGATGAACGTATCTCAAGAAATCCATCGGGAGTGTCCTGAGTTCGGTCAGATGGAGTGGCCGACATAGGTAAGGACGGCTGGGAGTGCCAGGGGCATCTTAGGGAGATTGGGAGTAGATCTCAGGGAGCGTCAGAGGCATCATACAGTCAGGAATGTCCTGTAACGGCGAGATTACCTAGGGACAGACTAGAGCATGATGTAGCGGCTGAGAGTCTCACAGGATGTCCAGGAGTATCGAGGATCCTAGACCGGTAGATCTGTGAAGGAGTCTTCTTCTTAGGGTTATTGAGAACATTGTATGGGTGAGTGCTTTTGGGTTGTGAGAGAGGTTTGAGAGTTGAGAGTATCTCCTTTGTATTTTGTTCTCTCTCATGAGTGGAGCATTGCATGTCCTATGGATGTAGGCAGGTGGGCCGAATTACGTATATGATTGTATTTGTTTTATCTTCTTCGGTCTTTCTGCTATAATATATGGTGCCAGATctcttaggatgattttggacGGATGATCCATGTTCCATAGTTGACGGATCTATCCCAACAATCCCATTGCAGATATCATAAGGGAGATGGCTTAGGTGCTCCATGtcaagagaagaaggagaaaaaaaaaaaagagagaaaggcaaagaaaaattttatgacttaAAAGCGGTTTGATAGTTTGAAGCAAAAGGTTATTGTCCCTTTCTCTAAAATATATTCGTGTGCTAAAGAAATTATAGGTTTACTATTGATGATAGTCAGAGAATTGTCCGTTTCTATCACTTATTTTCTGTGGTTCAATGAACAGAAATAATTAACTTGTGTTGGCAGTCAAGATATGGTTACTTAACGGCTTTAGCCTTGGTAGAAGGTTGAGCTTTTTCTCCACCAATACCCCCTACCCTAATCCATGGTTAGGATTTGTTTTAGGTTTTGAGGTTTTCGGGTGATGCAACATGTGGAAAGAGCATTCGTCCACAGCGTTTTATTATGGTTACTCTTTTGTTCTCGGTGACTCATCCAAGGCTTTGCCGGATACTGGTTGCGAAGTCTTGCTTCTCTCATTTATCAATTCACTCTATCCATCAGCTTTGATTACTTCAGGGtaaattttttctattaaaacTCCAGTATCACGGTTTATAGTTTTGTTCTAATGCTCCGGAATGCAAGATTGTGGAAACCCTGCAACGCTGGGCATTGCTCTCGATTGTTCTCTGTCATAAGATTTTCATAGAGAAATTAGAACTATTTTCCTTTTGTATAACCAAGCCATGGAATATGTGAAGAGCCTGTCTCTTAGAAGAAAGTAATTCATTATATTGAATTATCCACCAATGAAAAATGTTTCTAATATCTCTATTATTGGCTCAATAAAAAATGTCCAGATGTAGGTGAAAAATTGGGCATTTGGAAACTTCAGGAGAAGGGCAATGACCAAATGAATAGCCAATAGACACTATCAAGAGAACTGCTTCCAAGAATTTGGCTCATTTATCTTTTGATGTTAGTCATTTTGTATTTTGgccattttgatttttttcatttggGAAAAAAAAATGGTGTCTGCTTTATTTGTACACTGCTATTTGATTTTGAGAGttttttttccctctctctctctctctctctctctctttcctaaaGTCTATGACTTGTGCAAGCAAGATCCTGGAATTCTTAGTCTCCTAAACTAGATTGGTGTGCATCAAGTCTGTTGCGTTGGAGAGAGGATATTTCTACTTCTTTCATCAGATAATTTATGAGAAATAGTCTCCTTGATGAAGCAATTGTTGGTTTCATAAATTTAGTATTGGGACATGCTGCCGCTCTTGTTTCTTATCATCGATGTTTCTATTtgttatcaaatataaaatccaATGGACAACTAAGAGCTGATGATTCAAATGGGAATGGGCTTAGGTTAGCCGTTTGCAACACTTTCCAAAGACCTAGCCCAAAAATCCTGCCTCAACGTTATAGGGATGAAAGTAATATGGATATTATCCAttcagatatatttttatattcgaATCGATccggatatggatagaaatttaaaaatccgattaatatccatatccgtacctatatccataaaaaaaaaatagatataaatatgaatagataactatccgatccgtatccgaatattcgaatttatatataatcctatataatattatataatttttttattatttttttaaaaaaatatacaactatataaatatgttattaacttgatttatcatctatttagtaatatctttgattctgtagtcataaaatttaattatctaaataatatctataattatatctaCATTTTCAGTATCCGAATTGTATCCATAttcgtttaaaataaatatggatacaaatttttgtatctgaataatattcgtatccatatttatatttatcaaacaaaataaatatagatatggatatgatgATATTCGACCCATATCCGATCTATATTTAGTCATCATTCGTATAGATTTGCCTGCAGGCTAGCCCACTTTGTATTCCCATAAAAGATTCTAACTCTTAACACAGTGATAAGAGGACTAGTCTTAAAACAAGCTACAGAGTAGCCCTATAGGTTTAGAACCAGCTTCCTTTTATCCCCTAGAAAGATATCAACACTACAACATATCAATACTGTTGAAAGCTATGTTTTGTCACTTCTACATTAACATGCACCAATGCTCACCCTACATTTTCAATACTTAGTCAAACTAAATTATTATCCGATCCTTCTATTGCATTCCTTCTTAAAAGAAATCTTTAGAACCTATCTATTACTGCATCCAATCCCAGTACTTCTTCTAGAAGTCCTATCAACAAATGCCTCTCTCCTTGGACTTCCTGTCTCAGTCAAGTTCGTTTTAGCTAGGAAGTACAAGAACGAATTTAGCATGCCACAATAGGTGAACCACCAGTTTAATCGTAGTTGTACAATCCCTTTATCACATAACATTTCTAATACGATAAAAACTATCTAAAGGATAAGAAATCTAGTTAATTTGAGGAAAGTAATGGTGCAATTTCCATTTTCCTTATCCATGTGATGCAGTGTGGTGTGACTCCAGTCCAAGCCGAAGAGGTACatagcaggggcactagaagaaggAAGTTACCAAAATAACCATCCAACGTCTCTTTCCaactacctatcaaacttcaaacACCTCTTTCCATCAGCAGCTACCAGTCTTCCCTCCCATTCCCACCATCCATTCTACTAGCCACCCTCCTCCCCCATTCACTGCACTTAAGTATTACTTAAAGAGCTACCACACCTCCACGAACCCCCACATCATTTGATCCTCTTCCAAGGCTTCCTCCTCCGAAGTAGGACTGTAGGAGCTGTAGTGTTGGCTCGGAAGGGACTACTGTTGGTGTTTCCTGCACTTATTGAAAGATGGCCGACTTGGATCAATCATCTGAGGATGTCTCTGTAGATTCCAGAGGTACTATTTTGCAAACCGGTGttccttttctcttcttaaaAGGAAGCCCCCACTTAGTTTCCCTCCATTTCTTTGATCTCTTGTTTGTTCCAATCGGTTTTGTTGTCCTCTTTCTGACATTGTGGATGTTTGCTTCAGATGGGAACAGCCAGGATATCAAGGTGGAATTCACAGAGGATGAGGAGAGACTGATTGCTAGGATGTTTAGTTTGCTTGGAGATAGGTTTGTGGGCGTTTACTCTGTTCAAGTCTCTCCATTGGAAGGAATTAAACATTAGACTAAGAGCTCTTTTGTTGACTTACCTTGTGAATATCCTTTTGACTTAGGTGGTCTCTGATTGCTGGAAGGATTCCTGGAAGAACAGCTAAAGAGATTGAGAAGTACTGGACCTCGAGATACTCGAACAGTGAATAATGGTGGGCAGGCTAAGGGCggttctttctttactacttcagaGGGCAAGCAATTTTGGATGGTGCCCCGCTTGTGTGTCTCAGAAATTTCAGCTTGCATTCATGTCTGTGTAAAGTGGTTTTTGGGTCATATCTGGTGTTGTTGTTTATTGTTGTTTTGGTTGCTAAGGGAGAAGGAAATATCTTGTCTCCATGCTACTATTTTGTAcaacaatctttcatatgttgGTCTGGTCTGTAATTGAGAAATAAATGGAGTGCTATGGATTTTCGCTGAACTCTATCGCTTTTGAGATGGACTCATGCCATTCTACTGGAATCTTATTTGTCTCAAGCACTTCATGCACAAGATGTGGATGCAACCACGCCTTAAGACGGAAGGCTTTtgaaagaatgaagaagaagaagtttcTCGTGTCATGTAGCTAAACTGTTGTGCTGTGCAGCTAATCAATGACAATTGAGGATAAAGTACCAAGCGATCGGTGCTTTGCTTAGTTAAATTAAATAGACATCAGTCATTATCCCAAGGGGTTAGTGCACATTcacgatataaaaaaaaaatcatctgaaatagtttaagattaaaaagtaataataaaaaaataatgtctAGAAGCGTGAATTGTATTTGATGACATATGTGGTCAACATGTGTAGACAGAGCATTCCCTTGGCTATTATTTATTGTTAGAGCTGCAACTCTTCACTGTGATAGCCATGGAATGAAGTCATGACAAATAACTGTAATTTATAACAGAGACCTTCACAAATAGTTATGAGATCCCGCCTACAGTACCTTGTTCATGTTGTCTTTCTCCCGAACATTACTCTGGTACTGCTACTACTTTTGTAAATTTTCTCACTGCACAACTATACTGTTGTTCTGTAAACTCTTATTCTATATCTAATATAGCTTCGAACCACTTCactaccaaaaaaataaagaacttcATTTGATCAAGATTTCAATTTTCAACTCTAATTGGTCCTCTGTTTGAATTTAACTCTTATCAAGTTATTTTGCTCGCGATTATGAACAAATTTATTACTGACATCACAGCAGGGTCATGAAGGGATACAAAACATAGGGTGGTGCCATTGCAAGATATGAGGACAGCAAATTACTGCTTCTTGTTACTATTTCCCCACACTCCTTCCCATCGACCTTAGATACCATGTTTCAAATAAGGCCCTAATTtgatattttaatcatataacTTGCGTTACTGGGATAGCAAGCAGGTAGAGGCCAACTGGCTCAAACAAATTCCTTTCGTTCATATCGCAGATAATTATACAGCAACACATTTGAGATATTAAGAAAATAGACCACTGCTTATCTGCTTCATTTCCACATTGATGTTTGAAGAGTTTTGAGGATTAACAGAATTTTAAGGAGCTCTAGAAGTGCAATAAGTCAAACATTATGCCTGGGCAAGAATTATCA
Protein-coding regions in this window:
- the LOC105051250 gene encoding transcription factor CPC; translation: MADLDQSSEDVSVDSRDGNSQDIKVEFTEDEERLIARMFSLLGDRWSLIAGRIPGRTAKEIEKYWTSRYSNSE